In Gemmatimonadaceae bacterium, the following are encoded in one genomic region:
- the rpmD gene encoding 50S ribosomal protein L30 encodes MARTHVWWNTKGPRTTPKSILTTGKVRIRQVRSGIGHSWRMRQTLEAMGLRHHQAEITVQDSASLRGQIKRVRHLIEVTTVEE; translated from the coding sequence TTGGCTAGAACTCATGTGTGGTGGAATACGAAAGGGCCTCGCACTACGCCCAAGTCGATTCTCACCACTGGCAAAGTGCGCATCCGGCAGGTGCGAAGCGGCATCGGTCACTCGTGGCGCATGCGACAGACCCTCGAAGCGATGGGTCTGAGACACCATCAGGCGGAAATCACGGTGCAGGATTCGGCATCACTCCGCGGACAGATCAAACGCGTCCGTCACTTGATAGAAGTGACGACGGTCGAGGAATAG